In a single window of the Gossypium hirsutum isolate 1008001.06 chromosome A13, Gossypium_hirsutum_v2.1, whole genome shotgun sequence genome:
- the LOC107893231 gene encoding calreticulin isoform X3, with amino-acid sequence MASRKRFPNFVSLILLSLVAIASAEVFFEERFEDGWESHWVKSDWKKDENMAGEWNYTSGKWNGDPNDKGIQTSEDYRFYAISAEFPEVNNKGKTLVFQFSVKHEQKLDCGGGYMKLLSGDVDQKKFGGDTPYSIMFGPDICGYSTKKVHAILTYNGTNHLIKKEVPCETDQLTHVYTFILRPDATYSILIDNVEKQTGSLYTDWDILPPQKIKDPEAKKPEDWDDKEYIPAPEDKKPEGYDDIPKEIPDPDAKKPEDWDDEEDGEWTPSTIPNPEYKGPWKPKKIKNPNYKGKWKAPMIDNPDFKDDPDLYVFPNLKYVGIELWQVKSGTLFDNILVADDVEYAKKLAEETWGKQKDAEKAAFEEEEKKREEEESKDDPVDSDAEDEDDADDTEGHESDSDTKSDDEDKEDAHDEL; translated from the exons ATGGCGAGTCGCAAACGGTTCCCTAATTTCGTCTCTCTTATTCTCCTCTCTCTCGTCGCCATTGCCTCTGCTGAAGTTTTCTTCGAAGAACGCTTCGAAG ATGGGTGGGAAAGTCATTGGGTAAAATCTGACTGGAAGAAAGATGAGAACATGGCTGGGGAATGGAATTACACTTCTGGAAAATGGAATGGAGATCCTAATGACAAAG GTATTCAAACTAGTGAAGACTACAGGTTTTATGCTATTTCAGCTGAGTTCCCAGAAGTTAACAACAAGGGCAAGACTCTAGTCTTCCAATTTTCTGTGAAGCACGAGCAGAAGCTTGACTGTGGTGGTGGCTACATGAAGTTGCTCAGTGGTGATGTTGACCAGAAGAAATTTGGTGGTGACACCCCGTACAG CATCATGTTTGGACCTGATATCTGTGGCTACAGCACCAAGAAAGTACATGCCATTCTTACGTACAATGGGACAAATCACTTGATCAAAAAGGAAGTTCCTTGTGAGACTGATCAACTCACTCATGTTTATACATTCATTCTCCGTCCAGATGCTACCTACAGCATCCTTATCGATAATGTTGAGAAACAAACTGGTAGCTTATACACTGATTGGGATATTCTCCCACCACAGAAGATCAAGGATCCTGAGGCCAAGAAG CCTGAAGATTGGGATGACAAGGAATACATCCCTGCTCCTGAAGACAAAAAGCCAGAG GGTTATGATGACATTCCAAAAGAGATTCCTGATCCTGATGCTAAGAAG CCTGAAGATTGGGATGATGAAGAAGATGGTGAATGGACACCCTCAACAATTCCCAACCCCGAGTACAAGGGCCCATGGAAGCCAAAG AAAATCAAGAACCCCAACTACAAAGGCAAGTGGAAGGCACCAATGATTGACAACCCAG ACTTCAAGGATGATCCAGATCTCTATGTTTTCCCCAACTTGAAGTATGTCGGTATTGAATTGTGGCAG GTGAAATCTGGAACATTGTTTGATAACATCTTAGTTGCCGATGATGTAGAGTATGCCAAGAAACTAGCCGAAGAAACATGGGGCAAGCAGAAGGAT GCTGAAAAGGCAGCATTTGAGGaggaagagaaaaagagagaggagGAG GAATCAAAGGATGACCCAGTTGATTCCGAT GCTGAGGATGAAGATGACGCCGATGATACTGAAGGGCACGAGTCTGATTCCGATACCAAATCAGACGATGAGGACAAGGAAGATGCACAT GATGAGCTCTAA